The following are encoded together in the Myxococcales bacterium genome:
- a CDS encoding toxin-antitoxin system HicB family antitoxin — protein sequence MKRRKPKAERKELTLRIRVTAEQKERLEAAAKEVGAPVSTWLLGLGLRAAKKADGDGKA from the coding sequence GTGAAGAGGAGGAAGCCGAAAGCCGAGAGGAAAGAGTTGACGCTGCGCATCAGGGTCACGGCAGAGCAGAAAGAGCGCCTCGAGGCCGCCGCCAAAGAGGTGGGCGCGCCGGTTTCGACATGGCTCTTGGGACTGGGACTACGTGCGGCCAAGAAAGCCGACGGGGACGGCAAGGCGTGA
- a CDS encoding transposase, which produces MTTLGSAQTAPIDNPRQARGLALAKSKAKAFRPIAGNSYLVPSATTAGNSGYVVDLVAGTCTCPDFETSGVACKHQWALRYLTQEQELPDGSVVTEVRQTYSQNWPAYNRAQCEEKERVQILLKGLCDGIQQPSQGLGRPRTPLADVVYGAALKVYGTMSGRRSTTDLRECEAKGFVDHAASYNTLFRYVESPALLPLLTLLVEESAAPLRAIEQHFAVDGTGFSTNTYSRWFDHKYGKETRVKIWIKAHAMIGVKTNIVTAVRVTEGNVNDSPQLVPLLASTVANDFNVAELSADKAYLSNDNLMAIESVGAAPYIPFKSNSQPTGESEAWRRLYHLFELHREVFLEHYHRRSNVESTFSAIKRKFGGSVRSKLPAAQFNEVLLKCLCHNLSTLVHSIHELGIEPRFWLPRANGGAR; this is translated from the coding sequence GTGACCACATTAGGCTCAGCTCAAACCGCCCCCATCGACAACCCCAGGCAAGCACGTGGCCTGGCGCTCGCGAAGAGCAAGGCCAAGGCGTTTCGCCCGATCGCGGGCAACTCTTACCTCGTGCCGTCCGCCACCACGGCAGGCAACAGCGGCTACGTCGTAGACCTCGTCGCTGGCACGTGCACCTGCCCCGACTTCGAGACGTCGGGTGTCGCCTGCAAGCACCAATGGGCGCTCCGCTACCTGACGCAGGAGCAGGAGCTGCCCGACGGAAGTGTCGTGACTGAAGTCCGCCAGACCTACTCCCAGAATTGGCCGGCATACAACCGCGCCCAGTGTGAGGAGAAGGAGCGCGTGCAGATCCTCCTGAAGGGTCTCTGCGACGGCATCCAGCAGCCCTCACAAGGGCTTGGTCGGCCGCGGACACCTCTTGCTGACGTCGTCTACGGCGCCGCGCTGAAGGTCTACGGCACCATGAGCGGCCGTCGGTCCACGACGGACCTCCGCGAATGTGAGGCGAAGGGGTTCGTCGATCACGCGGCCTCGTACAACACGCTTTTCCGGTACGTCGAGTCGCCTGCGCTCCTACCTCTCTTGACCCTGCTGGTCGAAGAGAGCGCCGCACCGCTCCGGGCCATCGAGCAGCACTTCGCGGTGGACGGTACCGGGTTCTCGACGAACACGTACAGCCGGTGGTTCGACCACAAGTACGGCAAGGAGACTCGGGTGAAGATCTGGATCAAGGCCCACGCGATGATCGGCGTGAAGACGAACATTGTCACCGCGGTTCGGGTAACCGAGGGCAACGTCAACGACTCGCCGCAGCTCGTGCCGCTCCTGGCCTCCACCGTCGCCAACGACTTCAACGTGGCCGAGCTGAGCGCGGACAAGGCCTACCTGTCGAACGACAACTTGATGGCGATCGAGTCGGTCGGAGCCGCGCCGTACATCCCATTCAAGTCGAACAGCCAACCCACCGGTGAGTCCGAGGCGTGGCGACGGCTGTACCACCTGTTCGAGCTGCACCGCGAAGTCTTCCTCGAGCACTACCACCGGCGCTCGAACGTCGAGAGCACGTTCAGCGCGATCAAACGCAAGTTCGGTGGGTCCGTGCGGTCGAAGCTGCCTGCCGCCCAGTTCAACGAGGTCTTGCTCAAGTGCCTGTGCCACAACCTGAGCACCCTCGTTCACTCGATCCACGAGCTCGGTATCGAGCCCCGCTTCTGGCTGCCGCGCGCGAACGGAGGAGCAAGATGA
- a CDS encoding DUF2378 family protein: protein MADAPAHARVRGLFFQLAEQAVQARSPELLAVWRAVSGARSRWPFLMYPLRAFIREQAMAAVLLDEEDPGGALGRLWRATPRLSPLIRAEAFMRYLAKRKPEEALTWLGQNRRMMVDYGEWRVEMTGPRSALLHFVDEYVWIEHSQVGGLTGTLERCGVSPVVTAELDTPYCGRLVARWE, encoded by the coding sequence ATGGCGGACGCGCCCGCTCACGCGCGTGTACGCGGCCTGTTCTTCCAGCTGGCCGAGCAGGCGGTTCAAGCGCGGTCGCCGGAGCTTCTGGCAGTGTGGCGAGCCGTGTCTGGAGCTCGCTCCAGGTGGCCGTTCTTGATGTACCCGCTGCGAGCATTCATCCGGGAGCAAGCAATGGCCGCCGTGCTGCTGGACGAGGAAGACCCTGGCGGCGCGCTCGGGCGGCTGTGGAGGGCGACGCCAAGGCTGTCGCCGTTGATCCGCGCCGAGGCGTTCATGAGGTACCTGGCGAAACGCAAGCCCGAGGAAGCGCTGACCTGGTTGGGGCAGAACCGTCGCATGATGGTCGACTATGGCGAGTGGCGTGTCGAGATGACGGGTCCGAGGAGCGCGCTCCTGCACTTCGTGGACGAGTACGTCTGGATCGAGCACAGCCAGGTGGGTGGGTTGACGGGGACTCTCGAGCGCTGCGGAGTTTCACCGGTGGTGACTGCCGAGCTGGACACTCCGTACTGCGGGCGTTTGGTCGCCCGGTGGGAGTAA
- a CDS encoding sensor histidine kinase — protein MTAPITVLWLLDEHDVPVSRDDRFRHVVGNAERFAATITGLLVDGAVLAVVRDEEAGQRAIACGADEFILASDASGATFEKVVERTGARARARLHRDLFLIDLVRKDDTTALELLAAALGEAIAGPLSRATQESAELALQIGGDKAPADRAHAIAGTVAGVANIVERMRELVSTEPTDEVVDFCEVAREVTRALAAGVQPSASFEVQVVDRACQIGMPRWQAAMVVASLVANAVESVAARGGAGRTVSVDVSLVDDAVVLEVSDDGVGMAEDVRVHAGDPFFTATGKGRLGLGLTLVSSRVRRAGGELIIESDPGVGTTVRAFLPLVGGSPARRPSN, from the coding sequence ACGAGCACGATGTCCCCGTGTCGCGCGACGACCGGTTCCGACACGTCGTCGGCAACGCGGAGCGGTTCGCGGCGACGATCACGGGCCTGCTCGTCGACGGCGCGGTTCTCGCCGTCGTCCGCGACGAAGAAGCGGGTCAACGCGCCATCGCCTGTGGCGCCGACGAGTTCATCCTCGCCAGCGACGCATCCGGTGCGACCTTCGAGAAAGTGGTCGAGCGCACCGGCGCCAGGGCGCGTGCGCGACTGCACCGAGATCTCTTCCTCATCGACCTCGTCCGCAAGGACGACACGACCGCTCTCGAGCTCCTCGCCGCCGCGCTCGGCGAGGCGATCGCAGGGCCGCTCTCCCGCGCAACCCAGGAAAGCGCCGAGCTCGCCCTGCAGATCGGTGGCGACAAGGCGCCGGCCGACCGCGCCCACGCAATCGCGGGAACAGTCGCCGGTGTGGCAAACATCGTCGAGCGCATGCGGGAGCTCGTCAGCACCGAGCCGACCGACGAGGTCGTGGACTTTTGCGAAGTCGCGCGCGAGGTAACGCGAGCCCTCGCGGCCGGAGTCCAGCCGAGCGCTTCGTTCGAAGTGCAGGTCGTGGATCGCGCGTGCCAGATCGGAATGCCCCGCTGGCAGGCGGCCATGGTCGTGGCGAGCCTGGTTGCGAACGCCGTCGAGTCGGTGGCGGCGCGGGGCGGCGCGGGGCGCACAGTGTCCGTCGACGTCTCATTGGTCGATGACGCGGTCGTGCTCGAAGTCTCGGACGACGGCGTGGGCATGGCCGAAGATGTCCGCGTCCACGCCGGAGATCCCTTCTTCACGGCGACGGGCAAGGGCCGCCTTGGCCTCGGGCTCACTCTGGTGTCGTCGCGGGTGCGCCGCGCCGGCGGTGAGCTGATCATCGAATCGGATCCGGGAGTGGGCACCACGGTACGGGCGTTTCTGCCGCTGGTCGGCGGCAGCCCGGCTCGGCGTCCCTCGAACTGA